One Equus caballus isolate H_3958 breed thoroughbred chromosome 14, TB-T2T, whole genome shotgun sequence DNA segment encodes these proteins:
- the LEAP2 gene encoding liver-expressed antimicrobial peptide 2, with protein MWHLKLSAVLMICLLLWGQVDGSPIPELSSAKRRPRRMTPFWRAVSLRPIGASCRDDSECITRLCRKRRCSLSVAQE; from the exons ATGTGGCACCTGAAACTCTCCGCAGTGCTCATGATCTGCCTGCTGTTGTGGGGCCAG GTAGATGGCTCCCCAATACCAGAACTGAGTTCAGCAAAGAGAAGGCCACGGAGAATGACTCCATTTTGGAGAGCAGTTTCCCTCAGGCCCATTGGAGCCTCTTGTCGGGACGATTCTGAATGTATCACGAGGCTATGCAG AAAAAGACGCTGTTCCCTAAGTGTGGCCCAGGAATGA